A genomic window from Alphaproteobacteria bacterium GM7ARS4 includes:
- the pyk gene encoding pyruvate kinase produces the protein MKRPRKTKIIATLGPATSAYATIRRLFEEGVDVFRLNFSHGTHKEHQERLASIRLLEKEKNHSIGVIVDLQGPKLRLGHFAQPCVFLRSGTIFRFDRDKREGDERGVYVPHPEIFDIARIGQDILLDDGKVRLKVVEKGASWIDANVITGGEISSHKGMNIVGSVMTDQAILTAKDKADFDFAMTLDIDWIALSFVRDVGDIEKVRSLIPRQCPVHLLTKMENQAAINNLESIIEASDAVMVARGDLGVELPPEVVPIQQKRIINACRRIGKPVVVATHMLDSMVHSSAPTRAEASDVATAVYDGADAVTLSAETAVGKHPCESVCMMNKVICSVEGDSVYRSIIENWHPPSRTKVSDAISAAAAQAADTLNAASIVTYTESGSTARLASRERSHVGILGISTAKTTARQLSMTWGVYCVVAEGIQSVNHMVEEACQVALQEEVAQIGDIVVITAGIPFGKAGSTNMMRIARLKNIKSR, from the coding sequence ATGAAACGTCCTCGTAAAACAAAGATTATTGCCACCCTTGGTCCTGCCACATCGGCGTATGCGACCATACGCAGACTTTTTGAGGAGGGGGTGGATGTGTTCCGCCTCAATTTTAGCCATGGGACCCATAAGGAACATCAGGAGCGTTTAGCATCTATTCGTCTGCTAGAGAAGGAAAAAAATCATTCCATTGGTGTCATTGTCGACTTGCAAGGCCCTAAATTGCGTTTAGGGCATTTTGCTCAGCCATGTGTCTTTTTGCGTTCTGGCACGATATTTCGTTTTGACAGGGATAAGAGAGAGGGGGATGAAAGAGGCGTTTATGTCCCTCACCCTGAAATTTTTGATATAGCCCGTATCGGGCAAGATATTTTATTGGATGACGGCAAGGTGCGCCTCAAGGTTGTGGAGAAAGGAGCGTCGTGGATTGATGCCAACGTCATCACGGGGGGTGAGATTTCATCCCATAAAGGGATGAACATCGTTGGGAGCGTCATGACCGACCAAGCCATATTGACGGCTAAGGATAAGGCCGATTTTGACTTTGCCATGACGTTGGATATTGATTGGATTGCTCTGTCTTTTGTGCGGGATGTCGGTGATATTGAGAAAGTGCGTTCGTTGATTCCTCGCCAGTGTCCGGTGCATCTTTTGACAAAGATGGAGAATCAGGCGGCCATCAACAATCTCGAGAGTATCATCGAGGCATCGGATGCGGTGATGGTGGCGCGAGGCGACCTTGGTGTTGAGTTGCCGCCAGAGGTTGTTCCCATACAACAGAAGCGCATTATCAATGCGTGTCGGCGCATTGGCAAGCCCGTGGTTGTAGCGACTCATATGTTAGATTCTATGGTGCATTCTTCTGCGCCGACGCGCGCTGAGGCGTCGGACGTGGCGACGGCTGTCTATGATGGCGCTGATGCTGTGACACTCTCTGCGGAGACGGCGGTGGGCAAGCATCCGTGCGAGTCTGTGTGCATGATGAATAAGGTCATATGTTCGGTGGAGGGTGATAGCGTGTATCGTTCTATCATAGAGAATTGGCATCCTCCGTCCCGCACGAAGGTGTCCGATGCCATCAGCGCAGCAGCTGCACAAGCTGCCGATACACTGAACGCTGCGTCCATCGTAACCTATACGGAGTCAGGCTCGACGGCGCGCCTTGCGTCTCGTGAGCGTTCTCATGTGGGGATATTAGGCATCAGCACAGCAAAGACGACAGCGCGTCAGCTCTCTATGACGTGGGGTGTTTATTGTGTTGTCGCTGAAGGCATACAGAGCGTCAACCATATGGTGGAGGAGGCGTGTCAGGTTGCTCTACAGGAGGAGGTCGCACAGATAGGGGATATTGTCGTCATCACAGCGGGCATTCCTTTTGGCAAGGCTGGCTCGACAAATATGATGCGTATTGCGCGCCTTAAGAATATCAAGAGTCGTTAG
- a CDS encoding competence/damage-inducible protein A, translating into MEQEHRVKEEGQDKAQHVTAALVIIGNEILSGRTSDKNIAFIATMLDDYGILLREVRVIADDERAIIQHINSLRFVYDYVITTGGIGPTHDDRTSCAVAKAFLVPLCCHEEALARLKKHYGEALNDARKKMAFIPRGGVLIDNPISHAPGYHIGNVMVLAGVPEIMQAMLKGAMMRLRRGKPLCSLSLLCRRAEGDIAEALAHVQSLYEDIDIGSYPWFSSKGLGVNIVLRGDDAVRVRHASDKIKGALEAVGIDIQMV; encoded by the coding sequence ATGGAGCAAGAGCATCGCGTAAAAGAAGAGGGACAGGACAAGGCACAGCATGTGACGGCAGCCCTTGTGATTATTGGCAACGAGATTTTATCGGGACGAACGTCAGATAAGAACATTGCTTTTATAGCAACAATGCTGGATGACTATGGCATTTTATTGCGTGAGGTGCGCGTCATTGCCGATGACGAGCGCGCCATCATCCAGCATATCAATAGTCTTCGCTTTGTGTATGATTATGTCATCACGACGGGGGGGATTGGGCCGACGCATGACGACAGGACGTCTTGTGCGGTGGCGAAGGCATTTTTGGTGCCATTATGTTGCCACGAGGAGGCGCTGGCGCGTCTCAAGAAGCATTATGGAGAGGCGCTCAATGATGCGAGGAAGAAAATGGCGTTCATCCCTCGTGGCGGTGTTCTCATTGATAATCCCATAAGTCATGCGCCGGGCTACCATATAGGGAATGTCATGGTGCTTGCGGGCGTGCCTGAGATTATGCAGGCGATGTTGAAAGGGGCGATGATGCGTTTGCGTAGAGGGAAGCCTCTATGTTCTTTATCGTTACTTTGTCGTCGTGCTGAGGGGGACATTGCTGAGGCGTTGGCTCATGTGCAATCTCTGTATGAAGACATTGATATTGGCAGTTACCCATGGTTTTCATCGAAGGGTCTTGGTGTTAATATCGTCTTGCGTGGCGATGATGCTGTGCGCGTGCGTCATGCCTCTGATAAGATAAAGGGGGCGTTGGAGGCTGTGGGGATTGACATCCAGATGGTGTAG
- a CDS encoding SHOCT domain-containing protein, producing MPTDVAAATSPQGSQVLWTKDDFFVRLEPQDRGAGGKTPPPNDHPFKQITAEGIVHAFSKIVVQKNRDDVPQLLFSQRALDVLATYLVEGLEEATPRQDVTFAVKSWHEKILTFSSPVVLTGRVFMREGQLNLILGEIRTPNRMSRSHAELSALNRDIRLYPYIPGKRFQRRSMPLTLSVLGGEEGIYTAPGRAQEWLIFSPQSYATLRRPLRELTGERAEELVRQRKNVPIPVRGRDSSQEEVQRLRDEVSRLKDDSDSPEGRSRAAEQRLEALERMRKRGLISEDEYEQKRKEAVQGL from the coding sequence TTGCCGACGGATGTGGCCGCCGCCACATCCCCGCAAGGGAGTCAGGTGTTATGGACGAAAGATGATTTCTTTGTGCGCCTAGAGCCTCAGGATAGAGGAGCTGGCGGAAAAACGCCTCCGCCCAATGATCATCCCTTCAAACAGATAACAGCGGAGGGCATCGTTCATGCCTTCTCGAAAATTGTTGTTCAGAAGAATCGCGATGATGTGCCTCAGTTGCTGTTTTCTCAGCGCGCATTGGATGTCCTTGCCACCTATCTTGTGGAAGGGCTAGAGGAGGCGACTCCTCGTCAGGATGTAACCTTTGCCGTTAAGTCATGGCACGAGAAGATTCTTACCTTTAGTTCGCCCGTTGTGCTTACGGGGCGTGTCTTTATGCGTGAAGGTCAGCTGAATCTCATTCTTGGCGAGATACGCACGCCCAATAGGATGTCGCGTTCCCATGCTGAACTTTCTGCTCTAAATCGGGACATACGCCTTTATCCCTATATACCGGGTAAGCGTTTTCAACGACGTTCTATGCCTTTGACTCTCTCTGTTCTTGGCGGAGAGGAGGGGATTTATACCGCGCCTGGGCGTGCTCAAGAGTGGCTGATATTCTCTCCTCAGAGCTATGCGACCCTCAGGCGTCCTTTACGTGAACTCACTGGTGAGCGCGCTGAGGAGCTTGTCAGGCAAAGGAAGAATGTCCCCATACCCGTTCGTGGACGCGACTCCTCTCAAGAGGAGGTGCAACGTTTACGGGACGAGGTGTCTCGCCTTAAGGATGATAGTGATTCGCCAGAAGGGCGGTCGCGTGCTGCCGAACAACGCCTAGAGGCATTGGAACGCATGCGCAAACGTGGCCTTATCAGTGAGGACGAATACGAGCAAAAGCGCAAAGAGGCTGTTCAGGGCTTGTGA
- the rmuC gene encoding DNA recombination protein RmuC, which translates to MDITLILLIVVVIALAFLGYQLAMIKANLQLLGQRDPHVAFMESVMQFMKASFSDLFEAVYKLRQFMDNSQTRGAFGEVTLEEMVRDQLSSHYYAFQYTLSNGMRVDCLLKFDPPLGPLAIDSKFPLSGYRAIMEAQDKTQKAQAKKEFERAVRKGIDDIAKKYIIRGETSDMALMFIPNECVFNFIHKEFGDVVGYARRKNVFMVSPETLWVILNTMRAVLRDAKMREQLPFILKKLIELVDNDVDRLAEHVKNLLKYFNLAVKELRSIEAIIDEILKKRDDISSLDPDK; encoded by the coding sequence ATGGATATCACACTGATTCTTCTCATTGTCGTCGTCATTGCTCTTGCCTTCCTAGGCTATCAACTTGCCATGATAAAGGCGAATTTGCAGCTGCTGGGACAGAGAGACCCTCATGTTGCTTTCATGGAATCGGTTATGCAGTTCATGAAAGCAAGCTTCTCTGATTTATTTGAGGCAGTGTATAAATTGCGACAATTCATGGATAATTCACAGACTCGAGGTGCCTTTGGTGAGGTGACTCTAGAAGAAATGGTGCGCGACCAACTCAGTTCCCACTATTATGCCTTTCAGTATACCCTCAGCAATGGGATGCGCGTGGACTGCCTCCTAAAATTTGACCCTCCGTTGGGACCCCTTGCCATCGACTCTAAATTTCCTCTCAGCGGCTATCGTGCCATCATGGAGGCACAAGATAAAACGCAAAAAGCGCAAGCTAAAAAGGAGTTCGAGAGAGCTGTGCGTAAAGGCATAGATGACATAGCAAAAAAATATATTATTCGGGGTGAGACGAGCGACATGGCTCTTATGTTTATCCCCAACGAATGTGTCTTTAACTTCATTCATAAGGAGTTTGGAGATGTAGTAGGCTATGCACGGAGAAAGAACGTCTTTATGGTTTCCCCCGAAACATTATGGGTTATCCTCAACACGATGCGCGCCGTGTTGCGCGATGCAAAAATGAGAGAGCAACTTCCCTTCATTCTGAAAAAGCTCATAGAGCTAGTCGATAATGATGTCGATCGCTTAGCAGAGCACGTTAAAAACCTCTTGAAGTATTTTAATCTTGCTGTGAAAGAGTTGCGCTCTATCGAGGCAATTATCGATGAAATTCTTAAAAAACGTGATGATATATCAAGCTTGGACCCAGATAAATAA
- a CDS encoding PQQ-dependent sugar dehydrogenase, with product MYRRHMTLQYHERPRRMGVCPVLMAWALCCGIPAASVAEEVSVLTGFEPVGTRIVIHKDMLPEPYDEPSVANIAAPATRKEGHLLQVKEGFSVNIFAQGLEDPRRLLVDETGGVYLAQSSEGTIHYLQDDDGDGVAETIHLCADGFRVPYGMALSHGAFYVADVDHVWRLAGDVCDGGRTEGEEQRIPVTPDSALGSASGHSTRNIALSRDGRELYVAVGSRGNIGIEPEPRATIRRFDLKTGAYESYATGLRNPVGLVMREHDRTLWTVVNERDGLGDRLVPDYMAKVEQGDFFGWPYSYLGDIPQPDWFEKRPKGIKAKVPEMLFHAHSAPLGFAFYDDASLFPQEYHGGAFVALHGSWNARVPQGYMVAFVPFADGIPQGSYEVFASGFRVDTPPSSSSPLGDDPDAYDTPLWQSALSRITGYKSPYVIGRPADVAVARDGSLLIADDVAGVIWRITYGEE from the coding sequence ATGTATCGGAGACACATGACGTTACAATATCACGAGAGACCGAGACGCATGGGCGTATGTCCTGTGCTGATGGCATGGGCATTGTGCTGTGGCATTCCCGCCGCCAGTGTGGCGGAAGAGGTCTCTGTGCTCACGGGCTTTGAGCCAGTCGGGACGCGTATTGTTATCCATAAGGATATGCTTCCCGAACCCTATGACGAACCCAGCGTCGCCAACATTGCCGCACCAGCCACCCGTAAGGAGGGACATCTCTTGCAGGTGAAGGAAGGCTTTAGCGTCAATATCTTTGCCCAAGGGTTAGAGGACCCAAGGCGTCTCTTGGTGGATGAGACGGGCGGTGTGTATCTCGCCCAGAGCAGTGAGGGGACGATCCATTATCTACAAGATGATGATGGTGATGGTGTTGCCGAGACGATACATCTGTGTGCCGATGGGTTTCGTGTGCCTTATGGTATGGCACTCTCCCATGGCGCCTTCTATGTTGCCGATGTGGACCATGTGTGGCGGTTGGCGGGGGATGTGTGTGATGGCGGTAGGACAGAAGGAGAAGAGCAACGTATCCCTGTGACGCCTGACTCCGCTCTAGGCTCTGCCAGCGGGCATTCAACGCGCAATATCGCCTTGAGTCGTGATGGGAGAGAGCTCTATGTTGCTGTGGGGTCGAGAGGCAATATCGGCATCGAACCAGAACCTCGTGCCACCATCAGGCGTTTTGATCTCAAGACGGGGGCTTATGAGAGTTACGCAACAGGCCTACGCAATCCCGTCGGCCTTGTCATGAGGGAGCATGATCGCACGCTATGGACTGTCGTCAATGAGCGCGATGGCTTAGGCGACCGCCTTGTGCCAGATTACATGGCGAAAGTCGAACAAGGCGATTTCTTTGGATGGCCCTATAGTTATTTAGGGGATATACCTCAGCCTGATTGGTTTGAGAAACGTCCCAAGGGCATAAAGGCAAAAGTGCCAGAGATGCTCTTTCACGCCCATTCAGCGCCCCTTGGCTTTGCCTTTTATGACGATGCGTCTCTCTTTCCCCAAGAGTATCACGGAGGCGCTTTCGTTGCCTTGCATGGCTCGTGGAATGCGCGTGTTCCTCAAGGATATATGGTGGCATTCGTGCCTTTTGCTGATGGCATACCACAAGGCTCTTATGAGGTCTTTGCCAGCGGTTTTCGCGTGGATACGCCACCATCATCGTCATCCCCTTTGGGTGATGACCCTGACGCCTACGATACGCCCTTATGGCAGAGCGCCTTGTCCCGTATCACAGGTTACAAGAGCCCCTATGTTATTGGCCGACCAGCGGACGTGGCCGTTGCCCGTGATGGGAGTCTCCTCATCGCCGACGATGTGGCTGGCGTCATTTGGCGTATCACCTATGGGGAGGAGTGA
- the hpnC gene encoding squalene synthase HpnC has protein sequence MARKYLSSLDASSGKGRSDENFPVASWLIAKDKRPLVMCYYRFARFSDDIADNPSLDENEKLRRLKRLDDALLGRDTHPDCQCALDVAALMDKHGIDIAHARDLLKAFSQDATKKRYANWEELEDYCMHSASPVGRFLLSLHGEDKALFALSDPLCNALQILNHLQDCAKDYRTLDRVYMPQDVCKRYDAKVETLASRTSDVAWRRVFHSILDKAEPWINQSESLSSKVSSKRLAMEVATIFHIAQALSRALRKYHPLYRRVRLHTPTYIACFRKGIRDTLFFSKR, from the coding sequence ATGGCAAGAAAATATCTCTCTTCTCTCGATGCCTCTTCTGGGAAGGGACGTTCCGATGAGAATTTCCCGGTGGCATCATGGCTTATTGCTAAAGATAAACGTCCTCTTGTGATGTGCTATTATCGTTTTGCGCGCTTTAGCGATGATATTGCTGACAATCCTAGCCTTGACGAGAACGAGAAATTGAGGCGTCTCAAACGTCTGGACGATGCCTTATTGGGGCGAGACACCCATCCTGATTGTCAATGTGCTCTTGATGTTGCAGCCTTGATGGATAAGCACGGCATCGATATTGCTCACGCACGGGACTTGCTCAAGGCATTTTCTCAAGATGCCACAAAAAAGCGCTATGCCAATTGGGAAGAGTTGGAGGATTATTGCATGCATTCGGCATCGCCTGTGGGGCGTTTTCTGCTGTCCCTCCATGGTGAGGATAAGGCTCTGTTTGCTTTGTCTGACCCTCTGTGCAATGCCTTACAGATTCTCAATCATCTACAAGATTGCGCGAAAGATTACCGCACGCTAGACCGTGTTTATATGCCGCAAGATGTATGCAAGCGCTACGATGCGAAGGTAGAGACATTGGCATCGCGTACGTCTGATGTGGCGTGGCGTCGCGTTTTTCACTCTATTCTTGACAAGGCAGAACCATGGATTAATCAGTCGGAAAGCCTCTCTTCAAAAGTCTCGTCAAAACGGCTAGCGATGGAGGTAGCCACCATTTTCCATATTGCCCAAGCCCTGAGCCGCGCCTTGCGCAAATATCATCCTCTCTATAGGCGTGTGCGCCTACACACACCAACATATATCGCATGCTTTAGGAAAGGCATTCGCGACACCCTCTTTTTCTCTAAAAGGTGA
- the sfsA gene encoding DNA/RNA nuclease SfsA, protein MRFDSPLVQATLKKRYKRFLAEAQLHNGDHVIAHCPNPGRMQGLCSEHTPIWLEKKAPRKTRQLAWQWQLTETPLSLVGINTMHANHIVLEALQERKLHPFQSITHIKREVTLDAMRVDFALTTHHGQTLYLEVKSVTMRHTTPHQDATALFPDSVSLRAQKHMKTLASYAQRSVPTAVVFLIQREDCNALRPNDTIDPAYGLALRHAQQKGVRLYAYDCAITPQSITLNRSIPVVLT, encoded by the coding sequence ATGCGGTTCGATTCTCCTCTTGTCCAAGCGACCCTTAAGAAACGCTATAAGCGCTTTCTCGCCGAAGCACAGCTCCATAATGGCGACCATGTCATCGCACACTGCCCTAACCCCGGACGCATGCAAGGACTCTGTTCTGAACATACACCCATTTGGTTAGAAAAAAAAGCACCTCGCAAAACGAGGCAATTGGCATGGCAATGGCAACTCACTGAGACGCCCCTCTCCCTTGTCGGCATTAATACCATGCATGCCAACCATATCGTCTTAGAAGCCCTGCAAGAGAGAAAACTCCACCCCTTTCAATCCATCACACATATCAAAAGAGAAGTGACGCTCGATGCCATGCGTGTCGATTTTGCCCTGACAACACACCATGGGCAAACACTCTATTTAGAAGTGAAAAGTGTCACCATGCGCCACACAACCCCCCATCAGGATGCCACCGCCCTCTTTCCCGATAGTGTCAGCCTCAGAGCGCAAAAACATATGAAGACCCTCGCCAGCTATGCTCAACGCTCTGTCCCAACGGCTGTCGTCTTCCTCATACAGAGGGAAGATTGCAACGCCTTGCGTCCCAACGATACCATCGACCCAGCCTATGGTCTGGCGCTACGACATGCACAACAGAAAGGCGTGCGACTCTATGCCTATGATTGTGCTATAACACCACAGAGCATTACGCTCAATCGTTCCATTCCTGTTGTCCTTACGTGA
- a CDS encoding sodium:proton antiporter: MTEPFIVDTLLWGLPFAGLLLSIALFPLFAPSFWHAHYGKISAFWAIVFVIPFTVAFGVSIAFHEVFHILLLDYFPFVVVLATLYTISGGIRLQGDFLPTPAVNTIFLTLGTAIASWIGTTGASMLFIRPLLAINEKRRYKTHVIVFFVFLVANIGGSLTPLGDPPLFLGFLNGIDFFWTTRHMFAPMLFLSVILLAMFWVMDSYYYRKEHPDVAEPPPQRQKLSISGPQNILLLFMVIIVVLMSGVVDLGTWSILGIAVKGERILSPLVMLALIGMSLKWTDKEIRAHNHFNWFPMQEVAKLFFSIFITIIPVLAYLKGNTSVMAPIFERVPEALAYFWLTGILSAFLDNAPTYLVFFNTAGGAEILLANPQILLAISAGAVFMGALTLIGNAPNFLVFAVARERKVSVPSFLGYMAWSFTILTPLFVLVSWIWFL; encoded by the coding sequence ATGACAGAACCCTTTATCGTTGATACGTTACTGTGGGGGCTTCCTTTTGCGGGCCTCCTGTTATCCATTGCGCTGTTTCCGCTTTTTGCTCCTTCCTTTTGGCACGCCCATTACGGCAAGATTTCGGCGTTTTGGGCGATCGTTTTTGTTATTCCCTTCACAGTCGCTTTTGGCGTCAGCATAGCATTCCATGAGGTTTTTCACATCCTCCTTTTAGATTATTTCCCCTTTGTGGTCGTCTTAGCGACTCTCTACACGATAAGTGGCGGTATACGCTTACAAGGCGACTTTTTACCGACACCTGCTGTCAATACGATTTTCCTGACTCTCGGCACAGCCATCGCCAGCTGGATAGGGACGACAGGTGCTTCCATGCTCTTCATACGCCCGTTGCTCGCCATCAATGAAAAAAGACGATATAAAACCCATGTCATTGTCTTTTTTGTTTTTCTTGTTGCCAATATCGGTGGTTCTTTGACGCCATTGGGCGACCCTCCGCTTTTTCTAGGCTTCCTCAATGGCATCGATTTCTTCTGGACAACCCGCCATATGTTCGCGCCTATGCTCTTTCTCTCGGTGATTCTTCTCGCCATGTTCTGGGTGATGGACAGCTACTACTATCGCAAGGAACATCCCGATGTGGCAGAACCTCCCCCCCAAAGACAAAAACTCAGCATTTCGGGTCCACAAAATATCCTCTTGCTGTTCATGGTCATTATTGTCGTGCTGATGAGTGGCGTCGTCGATTTAGGCACATGGTCAATCCTTGGTATCGCTGTGAAAGGAGAACGTATCCTCAGTCCTCTCGTCATGCTTGCTCTCATAGGCATGTCACTCAAATGGACGGATAAAGAGATACGTGCGCATAATCACTTCAATTGGTTTCCCATGCAAGAGGTCGCCAAGCTCTTTTTCAGTATCTTTATCACCATTATCCCCGTCCTTGCCTATCTCAAGGGGAACACATCGGTGATGGCGCCCATTTTCGAGCGTGTCCCCGAAGCGTTGGCATATTTTTGGCTCACAGGTATCCTCTCGGCCTTCCTAGATAATGCCCCCACATATCTGGTGTTCTTTAATACGGCGGGCGGCGCTGAGATACTCCTTGCCAATCCCCAAATTCTGCTCGCCATATCGGCAGGCGCTGTCTTCATGGGCGCTCTCACACTGATAGGCAATGCGCCCAATTTCCTCGTCTTTGCTGTGGCAAGGGAACGCAAAGTCAGTGTGCCAAGTTTCTTAGGCTATATGGCGTGGTCCTTTACCATTTTGACTCCCCTGTTTGTCCTTGTCTCGTGGATATGGTTTCTCTAG
- the map gene encoding type I methionyl aminopeptidase, protein MISPTSSIPRHTKKDFDAMARAGRLCAQCLDYITPFVTEGTTTDQLDQLCHQFITDHDALPAPLNYQGYPKSICTSINHVICHGIPSQRPLRSGDILNIDVTVILDGWHGDSSRMFLVGKTSMKARKLVQATYDALMKGIEQARPGNHLGDIGYAIACHVEDQGYSVVREFCGHGLGRVFHDQPQVLHYGVKGTGPQLEAGYFFTIEPMVNIGKRHAKILQDGWTAVTRDRSLSAQFEHSIGITDDGCMIFTLSPKNYTAPPYL, encoded by the coding sequence ATGATCTCTCCTACCAGCTCCATTCCCCGTCATACAAAAAAAGATTTTGACGCTATGGCAAGAGCAGGACGCCTCTGTGCCCAGTGTCTTGACTATATCACGCCCTTCGTGACCGAAGGCACGACCACCGACCAACTAGACCAATTATGCCACCAATTCATTACCGACCATGACGCCCTTCCCGCCCCCCTCAACTATCAAGGCTACCCTAAATCCATTTGCACATCGATAAACCACGTCATCTGTCATGGCATTCCGAGCCAACGCCCCTTACGTTCAGGCGATATTCTCAATATCGATGTGACCGTCATCCTCGATGGATGGCATGGCGATAGTTCCCGTATGTTCCTCGTAGGGAAAACAAGCATGAAGGCGCGTAAACTCGTCCAAGCAACCTATGATGCCTTGATGAAGGGAATCGAACAAGCCCGCCCCGGCAATCACCTTGGCGATATTGGCTACGCCATCGCATGCCATGTGGAAGACCAGGGGTATTCTGTGGTGCGCGAATTCTGCGGACACGGGTTAGGACGAGTCTTTCACGACCAACCTCAAGTCCTCCACTATGGTGTCAAAGGAACAGGGCCTCAACTGGAAGCGGGATACTTCTTTACCATAGAACCTATGGTGAATATCGGCAAGCGACACGCCAAAATTCTTCAAGATGGATGGACGGCTGTCACACGGGATCGCTCGCTCTCGGCCCAATTCGAACACTCTATCGGTATCACAGACGATGGATGTATGATTTTCACCCTCTCACCCAAAAACTATACAGCGCCTCCCTACCTATAA
- a CDS encoding orotate phosphoribosyltransferase, with amino-acid sequence MAHQQSVAHYLLTCGAVQITSMDTPFLWSSGRKSPIYVDCRRILSYPGARHAIMQEATACLKNKIGRDVLLAGGESAGIPYAAILAESLGNPMIYIRKQSKRHGLNKRIEGHFEKGMHAILIEDQTTDGQSKEDFIRAMRHEGITCAYAFVLFSYETKKLKETMDALGVTLYHLCSYGDVIDYALKHNKCTEEQAKMVNAFIDTL; translated from the coding sequence ATGGCCCATCAGCAATCTGTTGCTCACTATTTACTGACATGCGGTGCTGTGCAAATTACAAGCATGGACACGCCTTTCCTTTGGTCTTCTGGGCGCAAGAGTCCCATTTATGTGGATTGTCGACGTATCCTCTCCTATCCAGGAGCGCGCCATGCCATCATGCAAGAAGCAACAGCATGCCTTAAGAACAAAATCGGCAGGGACGTTCTTCTCGCTGGCGGCGAAAGCGCTGGCATTCCCTACGCAGCGATATTGGCGGAGTCACTGGGCAATCCTATGATTTACATACGAAAGCAAAGCAAAAGACATGGCTTGAACAAACGCATCGAAGGACACTTTGAAAAGGGCATGCATGCCATTCTTATCGAGGACCAGACAACAGATGGACAAAGCAAGGAAGACTTCATCCGCGCCATGCGCCATGAAGGGATAACATGCGCCTATGCCTTCGTGCTTTTTAGCTATGAAACAAAGAAACTCAAAGAAACAATGGACGCTTTAGGGGTCACGCTCTACCATCTTTGTTCCTATGGAGACGTTATCGATTATGCCCTAAAACATAACAAATGCACAGAGGAACAGGCAAAAATGGTGAATGCCTTTATTGATACCCTCTGA